Proteins encoded in a region of the Nitrospira sp. genome:
- the folP gene encoding dihydropteroate synthase gives MSLQTVTAQHWFSAKGRKIHCKGRPLIMGIVNVTTDSFYDGGRYVEPERAIAHALELVEQGADIIDVGGESTRPGARSVSEQEELAHVIPVVTGLVHRVSVPISIDTTKSRVAEVALDCGVAIINDVSALRQDPAMASVIARSDAGVVLMHMQGSPQTMQQSPHYFDVVGEVVQFLDERLQNAIRAGIARTNIILDPGFGFGKQLVHNLDLLDGLSALAALNRPVLVGLSRKAFIGKVVEQPVEHREWGTAAAVALAVDRGAHIVRVHDVAMMIDVVRLAAALNPRWSSCGGEHDA, from the coding sequence GTGTCACTACAGACAGTAACGGCACAACATTGGTTCTCCGCCAAAGGGCGCAAGATTCATTGCAAAGGGCGTCCACTCATCATGGGCATTGTGAACGTCACGACTGATTCCTTCTATGATGGGGGACGATATGTCGAGCCTGAAAGAGCCATCGCCCACGCACTGGAACTTGTTGAGCAGGGGGCGGACATCATCGATGTTGGAGGAGAATCGACTCGGCCTGGAGCACGTTCCGTAAGTGAACAGGAGGAATTGGCTCACGTGATCCCGGTGGTGACAGGACTGGTGCATCGTGTGTCGGTCCCGATTTCGATCGATACCACCAAGTCGCGAGTGGCAGAAGTAGCCCTGGATTGCGGAGTAGCAATCATCAATGATGTGAGCGCCTTGCGGCAGGACCCTGCGATGGCGTCGGTTATTGCCCGCTCGGATGCGGGAGTCGTCCTGATGCATATGCAAGGATCTCCGCAAACGATGCAACAATCACCGCACTATTTCGATGTCGTCGGTGAAGTCGTGCAGTTTCTTGATGAGCGCCTCCAGAATGCTATCCGTGCAGGAATTGCTCGAACGAACATCATTCTTGATCCGGGCTTTGGTTTTGGCAAGCAGTTGGTCCACAATCTTGACCTTCTTGATGGATTGTCCGCGTTAGCGGCATTGAACCGCCCAGTACTGGTCGGCTTGTCACGGAAGGCGTTTATCGGGAAAGTGGTTGAACAGCCTGTTGAACATCGAGAATGGGGGACCGCAGCGGCGGTGGCATTGGCGGTCGATCGCGGCGCTCATATCGTGCGAGTCCATGATGTTGCCATGATGATCGACGTAGTCAGGCTGGCTGCGGCATTGAATCCGCGCTGGTCATCTTGCGGAGGAGAGCACGATGCGTAA
- the ftsH gene encoding ATP-dependent zinc metalloprotease FtsH, whose translation MNSRVKNLLFWVVVGLFMILLFNLFSVPTHAPEEEVIFSDFMAKLDKGDFEKVIIKGNHISGVLKDKTRIRTYSADYPDLVKVLREKDVQIEVKPPDESPWYITFLVTWGPFILFLGLWFFLMRQMQIGGNKALSFGKSRARMLTEERKKVTFSDVAGVDEAKEEVLEIIEFLKDPRKFQKLGGRIPKGVLVVGPPGTGKTLLAKAIAGEAGVPFFSISGSDFVEMFVGVGASRVRDLFEQGKKHAPCIIFIDEIDAVGRLRGAGLGGGHDEREQTLNQLLVEMDGFDTTEGVILVAATNRPDVLDPALLRPGRFDRQVVVNRPDLKGRSEILKVHTKKVPVAANVELEKIARGTPGFSGADLENLVNEAALWAARQNKKEVENIDFEMAKDKVMMGAERKSMILTEEEKRVTAYHEAGHALMAKLLPGTDPVHKVTIIPRGRALGVTMQLPTDDRHNYSKEFLYNTLAILMGGRVAEELVFKHVTTGAGNDLERATDLARKMVCEWGMSEKLGPLTFGQKEDSVFLGRDFATKRDVSDQVALEIDLEIKRFVTENYERSKRVLTEQMTSLKALAEALLEKEVLDAPEIDQILLQSSSQTVPA comes from the coding sequence ATGAATTCCCGGGTCAAGAACTTGCTCTTCTGGGTGGTGGTCGGCTTGTTCATGATTCTCCTGTTTAATCTGTTCAGTGTCCCGACTCACGCACCTGAAGAAGAAGTGATATTCAGCGATTTCATGGCAAAGCTCGACAAGGGTGATTTTGAAAAGGTCATCATTAAGGGTAATCACATCAGCGGGGTCTTAAAAGACAAGACCCGTATTCGTACCTATTCAGCCGACTACCCTGACCTTGTCAAAGTCCTTCGTGAAAAGGATGTTCAGATTGAGGTCAAACCACCGGATGAGAGTCCGTGGTATATCACCTTCCTCGTTACGTGGGGACCCTTTATCCTCTTCCTCGGCCTCTGGTTTTTCCTGATGCGTCAGATGCAAATCGGTGGGAACAAGGCTCTGTCCTTTGGAAAGAGCCGAGCACGTATGCTGACGGAAGAGCGAAAAAAAGTCACGTTTTCCGACGTGGCCGGTGTCGATGAGGCGAAAGAAGAAGTCCTTGAAATCATTGAATTCCTGAAAGACCCTCGGAAGTTTCAAAAGCTCGGTGGACGCATCCCCAAGGGCGTACTTGTTGTCGGCCCTCCGGGAACAGGAAAGACTTTGCTGGCCAAGGCGATTGCAGGCGAAGCAGGGGTGCCGTTCTTCAGCATCAGCGGTTCTGACTTTGTAGAGATGTTTGTCGGCGTCGGAGCTTCACGGGTGCGGGATTTGTTTGAGCAAGGGAAGAAACATGCCCCTTGCATTATTTTCATCGATGAAATTGACGCGGTCGGCCGCTTACGGGGCGCAGGTCTCGGTGGTGGTCATGACGAACGGGAGCAAACCCTCAATCAGTTGTTAGTAGAAATGGACGGCTTCGATACGACCGAGGGAGTCATTTTGGTCGCAGCGACCAATCGCCCCGATGTACTCGACCCGGCTTTGTTGAGACCTGGACGCTTTGATCGGCAGGTGGTCGTGAATCGCCCAGACCTCAAAGGCCGTTCGGAAATCTTGAAAGTCCATACGAAAAAGGTTCCTGTTGCTGCGAACGTGGAGCTGGAGAAGATCGCCAGAGGGACACCCGGGTTCTCCGGCGCAGACTTAGAGAACCTCGTGAACGAAGCGGCGCTGTGGGCGGCTCGTCAGAACAAAAAGGAAGTTGAAAACATCGACTTTGAGATGGCCAAGGATAAGGTCATGATGGGTGCCGAGCGCAAGAGCATGATTCTCACCGAAGAAGAAAAACGAGTGACGGCCTATCATGAAGCCGGCCACGCGTTGATGGCCAAGCTTCTGCCAGGAACCGATCCCGTTCACAAAGTGACGATCATTCCCAGAGGTCGGGCGCTGGGTGTCACGATGCAGCTGCCGACAGATGATCGGCACAACTATTCGAAGGAGTTTCTTTACAATACCTTGGCGATTCTTATGGGTGGACGTGTTGCCGAAGAGCTTGTATTCAAACATGTCACGACCGGAGCCGGGAACGATCTTGAACGTGCGACGGACCTTGCCCGCAAGATGGTATGCGAATGGGGTATGAGCGAGAAGTTGGGACCCCTGACCTTCGGGCAGAAAGAAGATTCAGTGTTTCTCGGAAGAGACTTTGCCACTAAGCGAGACGTCAGTGATCAAGTTGCGCTTGAAATCGACTTGGAGATCAAGCGCTTCGTCACAGAAAATTATGAACGTTCTAAGCGTGTGCTGACTGAGCAAATGACGAGTCTGAAGGCCTTGGCGGAGGCGCTTCTTGAAAAAGAAGTGCTCGACGCACCGGAAATTGATCAGATTCTGTTGCAATCCTCCTCTCAAACTGTTCCAGCCTAA
- the hpt gene encoding hypoxanthine phosphoribosyltransferase: MERIFGRPIVTQEQMRSRIRDLGRQISTDYAGKDLVLIGVLKGAYAFFADLARAIRIPVQVDFIVVTSYGTQVKTTGKIKLMTELTETIKDRDVLLVEDIVDSGLTVQYLTKTLAKQKPRSIKVCTLLSKPERRVVNVQLQYIGFRIPNRYVVGYGLDYQQKYRNLPYLAVLDHPSRQEE, encoded by the coding sequence ATGGAACGGATATTCGGACGCCCGATCGTGACCCAGGAGCAAATGCGGAGCCGCATCCGCGATCTGGGAAGACAGATCAGCACCGACTATGCCGGCAAAGACCTTGTGCTCATCGGGGTACTAAAGGGAGCCTATGCATTTTTTGCGGATTTGGCACGAGCGATCCGAATTCCGGTGCAGGTAGATTTCATCGTCGTGACGAGCTACGGAACGCAGGTGAAAACGACCGGGAAGATCAAGCTCATGACCGAGCTGACCGAAACGATCAAGGATAGAGATGTGCTGCTGGTTGAGGACATCGTCGATTCCGGCTTGACAGTTCAATATCTCACAAAGACGTTGGCGAAGCAGAAACCTAGAAGCATCAAGGTTTGTACCTTGCTGAGTAAGCCGGAGCGCCGCGTCGTCAATGTGCAGTTGCAGTATATCGGGTTCCGAATTCCGAACCGGTACGTCGTCGGATACGGACTCGATTACCAACAAAAGTACCGGAACCTTCCGTATCTCGCTGTCCTCGATCATCCGAGTCGGCAAGAAGAGTAA
- the tilS gene encoding tRNA lysidine(34) synthetase TilS yields the protein MEPALNSSLNKMAWPPLLHRVVRTVRSRRLFLCGQHLLVAVSGGPDSVALVSILHRLRSSWKLTLSAVHCNYGLRGDESEEDQQFVEAFCRQLEVPLHVRRVGIHVDGRKASLQAEARDLRYRVMREVAEQCGADRIAVGHTADDQAETVLLWMLRGAGLTGLSGMPAFRDNKVIRPLYDTKRQEILTYLRTAGLSFREDSSNLQPRYLRNRVRREVMPVLNRLVPSSLDALCRLADICREDDHYLDQQVAVLSSSAVERGSTGDWAIDRTFLLDLPHALQRRCIRNLLRQHDDRFYSPSIRTVDCIIRLASKRGSGSSLDVKGGLVVVGDRHLRFVPLQARVISHAGPPYRRCQVLLSVPGELIWSGTRQRLQVQQQSRTQLGAAPLGRDRILVDADRVSQPLMVRNWLPGDRFHPSGMGGQSKKLQDFFIDLKIPIAARSLIPLVVAPEGILWVVGYRQDGRWAPTAATERCLVFTADNLSLREGTE from the coding sequence TTGGAACCGGCCTTAAACAGCTCTCTCAATAAGATGGCTTGGCCCCCGCTGTTGCATCGGGTCGTTCGAACTGTTCGGTCCAGACGCCTCTTTCTCTGTGGACAGCACCTATTGGTCGCCGTCTCGGGCGGGCCAGATTCCGTCGCACTGGTATCGATTCTGCATCGTCTCCGGTCGAGTTGGAAGCTGACGCTATCGGCCGTTCATTGCAACTATGGACTGCGAGGAGATGAGTCCGAAGAGGACCAACAATTTGTGGAGGCCTTTTGCCGACAGCTCGAAGTGCCTCTCCATGTTCGACGGGTCGGAATTCATGTCGATGGACGCAAGGCCTCGCTGCAGGCTGAAGCCCGTGACCTCCGCTATCGGGTGATGCGGGAGGTTGCCGAGCAGTGCGGGGCCGACCGTATCGCCGTAGGCCATACGGCAGACGATCAGGCAGAAACGGTCTTGCTGTGGATGCTCCGTGGTGCGGGACTGACGGGCCTTTCCGGCATGCCGGCATTCCGCGATAACAAGGTTATTCGGCCTCTATACGACACCAAGCGGCAAGAAATTCTGACGTATCTTCGCACGGCAGGATTGTCGTTTCGCGAGGACTCCAGCAATCTCCAGCCGCGCTACTTGCGAAACCGAGTGAGGAGAGAGGTCATGCCAGTTCTGAATCGGCTGGTCCCGTCGAGCCTCGATGCGCTCTGCAGGCTCGCGGATATCTGCCGAGAAGACGATCATTATCTGGATCAGCAGGTCGCCGTCCTCTCCTCTTCCGCTGTGGAACGGGGATCGACTGGAGACTGGGCGATCGATCGCACTTTTCTTCTCGATCTTCCGCATGCACTTCAACGGCGTTGCATCCGAAACCTTCTTCGGCAGCATGACGACCGATTTTACTCACCCAGTATCCGAACGGTTGATTGCATCATTCGCTTGGCCTCCAAGAGGGGATCTGGTTCGAGTCTCGATGTGAAGGGAGGGCTGGTTGTTGTCGGTGATCGCCATCTACGGTTTGTTCCGCTTCAAGCACGCGTAATATCCCATGCTGGACCACCGTATCGCAGATGTCAGGTACTTTTATCTGTACCAGGAGAGCTTATATGGTCTGGAACGAGGCAACGACTTCAGGTACAACAGCAGTCACGAACCCAGCTTGGTGCGGCTCCTCTCGGAAGGGATCGGATTCTGGTCGATGCCGATCGAGTGTCTCAGCCATTGATGGTACGGAACTGGTTGCCGGGAGACCGATTTCATCCTTCCGGTATGGGAGGGCAATCGAAGAAGCTGCAGGATTTTTTTATAGATCTGAAGATACCGATTGCGGCCCGATCGCTCATTCCCCTGGTCGTGGCTCCCGAGGGAATCCTGTGGGTCGTTGGGTATCGACAGGATGGTCGCTGGGCACCCACTGCCGCAACGGAACGCTGTTTGGTGTTCACTGCTGACAATTTATCTTTGAGAGAAGGGACGGAGTGA
- the ribF gene encoding riboflavin biosynthesis protein RibF, whose amino-acid sequence MRVTSGYSDEIVRPYPVGTIGNFDGHHLGHHALLKQVVETARRAPGTAVVLTFDPHPVKILAPHVDLRFLTSIEEKRARFEQAGIDEVVSLGFTQAFAALSAEMFAEQVLFKGLGLKEIFVGQHFAFGHKREGRIGDLITLGKRFGFIVHPIPPVVIDGGVVSSTRIRQLIVAGHVDQAAVLLGRCYALSGVVSSGEGRGRTLGCPTANLRLPPDRVTPGDGIYASVAILDQERHDSVAYIGTRPTFDGGERRLEVSILDGIHELYGRTLTVEFIGRIRGDAQFDSGEALSRQITADMDSARGILRRYHKTNGGR is encoded by the coding sequence ATGAGAGTGACCAGCGGATATTCGGACGAGATCGTACGGCCGTATCCGGTGGGAACCATCGGGAATTTCGACGGCCATCATCTCGGTCATCATGCGCTCTTGAAACAGGTGGTCGAGACGGCGCGCCGAGCCCCTGGAACGGCTGTCGTCCTGACATTCGACCCTCACCCGGTGAAAATCCTTGCGCCTCACGTTGACCTGCGGTTTTTGACAAGCATAGAAGAAAAACGTGCCCGTTTCGAACAAGCCGGAATCGATGAAGTGGTCTCTCTGGGGTTTACCCAAGCATTTGCCGCACTCTCTGCGGAGATGTTCGCCGAGCAGGTCCTCTTCAAAGGGCTTGGACTAAAAGAGATTTTTGTCGGGCAACATTTTGCCTTTGGGCATAAGCGAGAAGGACGGATCGGCGATTTGATCACGCTCGGCAAACGATTCGGCTTTATCGTCCATCCGATTCCTCCCGTGGTGATCGACGGAGGAGTGGTCAGCTCGACGAGAATCAGACAGCTCATCGTCGCGGGGCATGTCGATCAAGCGGCTGTCTTGTTGGGACGATGCTATGCTCTGAGCGGCGTCGTATCTTCCGGCGAGGGGAGAGGGCGAACATTAGGATGTCCTACCGCGAATCTGCGGTTACCGCCAGACCGCGTGACTCCTGGCGACGGAATTTATGCCTCCGTCGCAATTCTGGACCAGGAACGACATGATTCGGTCGCCTATATCGGTACCAGACCGACCTTTGATGGCGGTGAGCGGAGATTGGAAGTATCGATTCTGGATGGAATCCACGAGCTGTATGGGCGAACGCTCACTGTTGAGTTTATCGGTCGTATCCGAGGCGATGCACAGTTTGATAGCGGAGAAGCTCTGAGTCGGCAAATCACGGCCGACATGGATTCTGCGAGGGGCATCCTACGTCGATATCATAAAACAAACGGAGGACGATGA
- the hemB gene encoding porphobilinogen synthase, translating into MGFPIQRLRRLRQHESLRRMVRETTLSPSDFISPLFVVEGQDRREEIASMPGQCRLSVDLLVKEAGEIQALGIPAIMLFGIPAHKDERGSSGWDPNGIVQRAIRAVKQQVPELLVITDVCIDEYTSHGHCGLVKEGKVLNDETLECLTVMARSHAEAGADMVAPSDMMDGRVAAIRRELDRVGFSDLPILAYAAKFSSCFYAPFRDAAFSSPQFGDRQSYQMDPANAREALREIELDVDEGADIVMVKPALPYLDIIAMARARTLLPLAAYQVSGEYSMIKAAAAAGWLDGSRAMMESLLAIKRAGADLILSYFAKDAAKLLH; encoded by the coding sequence ATGGGGTTTCCGATCCAGCGGCTTCGACGACTGAGACAGCATGAATCGTTGCGGCGGATGGTACGTGAAACGACGCTGTCCCCGTCGGATTTTATTTCCCCTCTGTTTGTGGTCGAGGGACAGGATCGCCGTGAAGAGATTGCTTCGATGCCTGGCCAATGTCGGCTATCCGTCGATCTGCTGGTCAAAGAAGCGGGAGAGATTCAGGCCTTAGGGATTCCGGCCATCATGCTATTTGGGATACCGGCGCACAAGGACGAGCGTGGCAGCTCGGGGTGGGATCCGAACGGCATTGTGCAGCGGGCGATCAGGGCCGTCAAACAGCAAGTGCCGGAATTGCTTGTGATCACGGATGTCTGTATCGACGAATATACCAGCCACGGGCATTGCGGACTCGTCAAAGAGGGAAAAGTCCTTAACGATGAGACGCTCGAATGCCTCACGGTGATGGCACGCTCTCATGCCGAGGCCGGCGCCGACATGGTCGCGCCGTCTGATATGATGGACGGTCGTGTCGCTGCGATCAGGCGCGAATTGGATCGCGTGGGGTTCTCTGATCTGCCGATCTTGGCGTATGCGGCCAAGTTCTCCTCCTGTTTCTATGCGCCATTTCGGGACGCGGCATTTTCCAGCCCTCAATTCGGTGACCGACAGTCCTATCAGATGGATCCGGCTAATGCGCGCGAAGCGCTGCGCGAGATCGAGCTCGATGTCGACGAAGGTGCAGACATCGTGATGGTCAAGCCGGCGCTGCCTTACCTGGACATCATTGCGATGGCCCGTGCACGTACGCTTCTCCCGCTGGCGGCCTATCAGGTGAGCGGCGAGTACAGCATGATTAAGGCGGCAGCCGCGGCGGGATGGCTCGATGGATCACGTGCCATGATGGAATCGCTGCTGGCGATCAAACGGGCTGGAGCCGATCTGATCCTGTCGTACTTTGCGAAGGACGCCGCCAAGCTGCTTCATTGA
- a CDS encoding CBS domain-containing protein: MVPVKSFMIPREKFVTVPRDTDAQTAARMMRDREIGSLFVTNDREIIGIITDTDMVRRVVAAGTAATQTTVEQIMSAPIMTIEESKTLLDANDLMAQSHLRHLGVTREGKLVGVISVRDLVVFLTNLPRK; encoded by the coding sequence ATGGTCCCTGTAAAGTCATTCATGATTCCCCGGGAGAAGTTCGTGACGGTGCCTCGTGACACAGATGCTCAGACAGCTGCCCGCATGATGCGAGACCGCGAGATCGGCAGTTTGTTCGTGACCAACGATCGCGAGATTATCGGCATTATCACGGATACGGATATGGTGCGCCGAGTGGTTGCGGCTGGGACGGCTGCAACCCAGACGACGGTTGAACAAATCATGTCGGCGCCGATCATGACCATTGAAGAGAGCAAGACGTTGCTCGATGCCAACGATTTGATGGCGCAATCCCATCTCCGCCATCTCGGTGTCACGCGCGAGGGGAAGCTGGTCGGGGTTATTTCCGTTCGCGACCTTGTCGTATTCTTGACGAACCTTCCAAGAAAGTAA
- the cobA gene encoding uroporphyrinogen-III C-methyltransferase has product MNMVRERKGKVYLVGAGPGDPGLLTLRGKECLGQADVVLYDYLANSTLLTHARDQAERVYVGRRGRGKYPEQEVINRLLIERANAGNVVVRLKGGDPFVFGRGGEEAEVLAEAGIEFEVVPGVTAAVAVPAYAGIPVTHRTLASTLTIVTGHEDPEKPSTALDWSRLAMSRGTVVFLMGMKNLPMISTRLIEEGLAPTTPVAITRWGTRVSQQTVVGTLADIVQKAGALKMEPPTVIVVGEVVRLRPKLNWFERRPLFGKRVLMTRAKEQAGELAARLTDYGAEPVEAPTIRIVPPLDWGPVDHAISKIGAYDRIIFTSVNGVSRFMTRLFARGFDSRCLAGRQLCCIGPRTAQELEKFGVRADLVPSDYQAEGVLAELNRRDVEQTHILIPRAEVARELLPDELRAAGAHVDVIPVYRTLTPEQDSRGWRQELMDHRIHVVTFTSSSTVRNFVAMLGGAEAVKPLLQSVLIACIGPITAKTAEEYGLTVSIMPSENTIPALVDEIAQHYYGSRAQVTTGALE; this is encoded by the coding sequence CCCGGAGATCCTGGGCTGTTGACCCTTCGAGGAAAGGAGTGTCTTGGGCAAGCTGACGTGGTTCTCTATGATTATCTGGCGAACTCTACCCTCCTTACCCATGCCCGGGACCAAGCGGAGCGAGTCTATGTCGGACGGAGAGGCAGAGGGAAATACCCTGAACAGGAGGTCATCAATCGTCTGCTGATTGAGCGAGCAAACGCAGGCAACGTGGTCGTGCGGTTGAAGGGAGGCGATCCGTTTGTCTTTGGGCGAGGAGGAGAAGAAGCGGAAGTGCTGGCGGAGGCTGGGATCGAGTTTGAGGTGGTTCCCGGGGTGACTGCCGCAGTGGCGGTGCCTGCCTACGCCGGGATTCCGGTGACACATCGAACGTTGGCGTCTACGCTGACGATTGTCACCGGGCATGAGGATCCGGAGAAGCCCTCCACGGCCCTGGACTGGTCAAGACTGGCGATGAGCCGGGGTACGGTCGTCTTTCTCATGGGTATGAAAAACCTCCCAATGATCTCGACTCGTCTTATCGAAGAAGGGTTGGCGCCGACGACACCCGTGGCCATTACCAGGTGGGGGACAAGGGTTTCCCAGCAAACCGTTGTCGGCACGTTAGCCGATATCGTTCAGAAGGCCGGAGCGCTGAAAATGGAGCCGCCGACCGTCATTGTCGTGGGAGAGGTTGTTCGACTCAGGCCGAAACTCAACTGGTTCGAGCGGCGCCCGCTCTTTGGGAAACGGGTGCTCATGACGCGAGCGAAAGAACAGGCCGGCGAATTAGCCGCTCGATTGACGGATTATGGCGCTGAACCGGTGGAAGCTCCGACGATCAGGATCGTTCCTCCTCTCGACTGGGGGCCTGTCGATCATGCGATCTCCAAGATCGGGGCGTACGACCGGATTATTTTTACCAGCGTCAACGGCGTGAGCCGTTTCATGACCAGGCTGTTCGCTCGTGGGTTCGATTCACGATGCTTGGCTGGACGGCAGCTTTGCTGCATCGGGCCCCGCACGGCTCAGGAACTGGAAAAGTTTGGTGTCAGAGCCGATCTGGTTCCGTCAGATTATCAGGCGGAAGGAGTGTTGGCTGAACTGAATCGGCGAGATGTAGAACAAACGCACATCCTGATCCCTCGGGCAGAAGTGGCCAGAGAGCTCTTGCCGGACGAACTTCGTGCCGCCGGGGCGCATGTCGACGTCATCCCCGTGTACCGAACGCTCACACCGGAACAAGATTCCAGGGGGTGGCGGCAGGAGCTGATGGATCATCGGATTCATGTCGTCACGTTTACCAGCTCTTCCACGGTCCGCAACTTTGTCGCGATGCTCGGCGGTGCGGAAGCGGTGAAGCCGCTCTTGCAATCCGTGCTGATCGCTTGCATCGGACCCATCACGGCCAAGACGGCAGAGGAATATGGTTTGACGGTCTCGATCATGCCGAGTGAGAATACGATTCCCGCACTGGTGGACGAGATCGCCCAGCATTATTATGGAAGCCGTGCGCAGGTTACGACGGGAGCGCTGGAGTGA